The following are from one region of the Sandaracinus amylolyticus genome:
- a CDS encoding ERF family protein, translating to MTAPLDAPARAHPLVAAAMAQGTALADPATLRELLAVQREWEAGEARKAYTRALAALKRDLPTVIAKDSTVDFTNNAGKRTNYTHASLAGVMNAITGPLTQHGFSLAWVPTTGEKSTVRVTCRLTHAEGHSEECTLDAPSDTSGHKSPAQAVASTITLLQRYTALSLLGIATADMQEDTGERESAKGGDEVDADRNLKAAKWLVDCGIAREEYERHVGRPVSAWTARDLEALRPWVVAQRRRAAPDPSAGEVPAHEEPPAS from the coding sequence ATGACGGCTCCGCTCGACGCGCCCGCGCGCGCGCACCCGCTCGTCGCCGCCGCGATGGCGCAGGGCACGGCGCTCGCCGACCCGGCGACGCTGCGCGAGCTCCTCGCGGTCCAGCGCGAGTGGGAGGCGGGAGAGGCCCGGAAGGCGTACACGCGCGCGCTCGCCGCGCTGAAGCGCGATCTCCCGACGGTGATCGCGAAGGACTCGACGGTCGACTTCACGAACAACGCGGGCAAGCGGACCAACTACACGCACGCATCGCTCGCGGGGGTGATGAACGCGATCACCGGTCCGCTCACGCAGCACGGGTTCTCGCTCGCATGGGTCCCGACCACTGGCGAGAAGAGCACCGTGCGCGTGACGTGCCGCCTGACGCACGCCGAGGGGCACTCGGAGGAATGCACCCTCGATGCGCCCTCGGACACGAGCGGGCACAAGAGCCCCGCGCAGGCGGTCGCATCGACGATCACGTTGCTGCAGCGGTACACGGCGCTCTCGCTCCTCGGCATCGCGACGGCGGACATGCAGGAGGACACCGGCGAGCGCGAAAGCGCGAAGGGCGGCGACGAGGTCGACGCCGATCGCAACCTCAAGGCGGCGAAGTGGCTCGTCGACTGCGGCATCGCGCGCGAGGAGTACGAGCGCCACGTCGGGCGGCCGGTGAGCGCATGGACGGCGCGAGACCTCGAGGCGCTGCGCCCGTGGGTCGTCGCGCAGCGTCGGCGCGCCGCGCCCGATCCGAGCGCCGGTGAGGTGCCCGCGCACGAGGAGCCGCCGGCGAGCTGA